The following proteins are co-located in the Pyrobaculum calidifontis JCM 11548 genome:
- a CDS encoding XTP/dITP diphosphatase, which yields MRIRVATSNLHKLAEISQILKPFGIEVERLDAEKVEVQHDDVAVVAEKAAEPLCARYGDYVVVEDTGLYIESLGGFPGPYAEYVYRTIGLAGVLKLLEGVVNRAAVFKCAAAICVGGGVKVFIGETRGRIAHTPRGTGGFGYDPIFIPEGEERTYAELGAEVKNAISHRAKAFKAMALWLVNTFK from the coding sequence ATGCGTATAAGAGTAGCTACAAGCAACTTGCACAAACTAGCCGAAATTTCGCAGATCTTGAAGCCTTTTGGAATAGAGGTGGAGAGACTAGACGCCGAGAAGGTCGAGGTTCAACACGACGATGTGGCAGTCGTAGCAGAAAAGGCAGCTGAGCCTCTGTGTGCCAGGTACGGGGACTACGTGGTGGTTGAAGACACGGGCTTGTACATAGAGTCGCTTGGGGGCTTCCCCGGCCCCTATGCCGAATACGTCTATAGAACAATAGGCCTAGCTGGCGTGTTGAAGCTGTTGGAGGGGGTAGTCAACCGCGCTGCAGTCTTTAAATGCGCCGCCGCAATATGCGTAGGCGGCGGTGTAAAAGTGTTCATAGGCGAGACTAGGGGCAGAATTGCCCATACGCCAAGGGGGACCGGCGGCTTTGGGTACGACCCCATCTTCATCCCCGAAGGCGAGGAGAGGACTTATGCGGAGCTTGGCGCCGAGGTAAAAAACGCCATTTCCCATAGGGCGAAGGCCTTTAAGGCCATGGCGCTTTGGCTAGTTAATACATTTAAATGA
- a CDS encoding ribbon-helix-helix protein, CopG family, which translates to MSNVKEFDLTYADLFRAPDREGAIVSVRVHRKVKAVLEELAKREGLDGVSELVRYLIAGYLLGKYGIERPREKVLVEPIVLTVNVNKRGEAVEDAVEAELALEEIGNVIRDVEDYLRKVKAGLASKNPEIAMRLAKRVAKALKTAKKFGLEEEYMKLVKLKTQLSMIESF; encoded by the coding sequence ATGAGCAATGTGAAAGAATTCGACTTGACCTATGCGGATTTGTTCAGGGCCCCGGATAGAGAGGGCGCCATAGTCTCCGTGCGTGTACACAGGAAGGTCAAGGCAGTGCTCGAGGAGTTGGCGAAGAGGGAGGGGCTCGACGGCGTCTCTGAGCTAGTCAGATACCTCATAGCTGGCTACCTCCTTGGCAAATATGGGATAGAGAGGCCGAGGGAGAAGGTGTTAGTAGAGCCAATAGTGTTGACGGTAAACGTAAATAAAAGGGGCGAGGCTGTTGAAGATGCAGTTGAGGCAGAGCTCGCCCTAGAGGAGATAGGCAACGTCATTAGAGATGTGGAGGACTACTTGAGGAAAGTTAAGGCGGGGCTTGCGTCGAAGAACCCCGAGATAGCCATGCGTCTCGCAAAGAGGGTAGCCAAGGCGCTTAAGACCGCTAAGAAGTTCGGCCTCGAGGAGGAGTATATGAAGCTTGTCAAACTTAAGACGCAGTTGTCTATGATAGAAAGTTTTTAA
- a CDS encoding DEAD/DEAH box helicase: MVFHLLHPLVVEALRERGITEPTEPQRAAIPEVLSGNNVLIIAPTGSGKTEAAMLPILSKMLENGVADKSGIFVLYITPLRALNRDLLDRIKWWGERLGFSVDVRHGDTDKADRQRQSRKPPHILITTPEMLQAILTGRKLLEHLRELRWVVVDEVHELAEDKRGVQLSLALERLRYHVGRDFQIVGLSATVGSPVEVAKFLVGDGRPFKVVMVNFARHIQLDVARPRASDEDRKLAEASGLFPDVVARLRLIKRLIEENRSTLIFTNTRSMAELLGFRLSYLYGDLPVAVHHSSLSKMVRISVEERLKKGELKAVVATSSLELGIDIGHVDLVIQYVSPHQATRLLQRVGRSGHRLSAVPRGIVIAEDINDVLESVVIVRRAKAGLIEPTQIPYKPYDVLVNQIVAFLLLKPRWQIEELYKVVKRAYPYRDLTMDELRRVIKFMQDLYPRLALYYEDSDTVVRPRSRGFYRYFYETLSMIPDERQYAVINEKTGELVGTLDESFVAEYGEAGVKFIFRGMPWLITRVDEKSVYVVEASDPSGAIPSWVGEEIPVPFEVAQEVGILRRRIKEGAEVGELAREYGVSEEVIKDAAEELAKHRGPLPDDRTVVIEQYRENIVIVHAAFGTLVNRTLGKLLGELLIRRLEKPVGVHQDPYGIIIQFSEPLSAATVGELLNALARMDAKELAELLKSALVKSGSFKRRILHVAKRMGAIDKEADVHSVSMSKLVEAFSGTPVFDEAIRETLERDLDLDHTAQVLQDIASGRIKVVYSDGPTYLGEVLYEKMSHRLEVIPPEKLKRLVLDSTKARLLNYTMLAACLNCGWYGLVRVGEVAELKCPRCGGIDVGVVRVIKSDNLEREVKRGLEEVKRTSEILKKYGWLGLYALASKLPLDAVEYVLSTSDSDLNKLTEKIQEAEKEYLKQRLLD; this comes from the coding sequence GTGGTCTTTCACCTGCTTCATCCGCTGGTCGTGGAGGCGTTGCGAGAGAGGGGGATAACGGAGCCCACGGAGCCTCAGAGGGCGGCTATTCCAGAGGTGCTCTCTGGAAACAACGTGTTGATAATAGCGCCGACTGGTAGCGGGAAGACCGAGGCGGCAATGTTGCCGATTCTCTCCAAGATGTTGGAGAACGGAGTGGCCGACAAGTCGGGAATATTTGTGCTCTACATAACGCCGCTCCGCGCGCTTAATAGAGACTTGTTAGATAGGATAAAGTGGTGGGGCGAGAGGCTGGGGTTCTCGGTGGATGTGCGCCATGGCGACACTGATAAGGCAGATAGGCAGAGGCAGAGCCGCAAGCCTCCCCACATCTTAATCACCACCCCCGAGATGTTGCAAGCCATCTTGACTGGCAGAAAGCTTTTGGAACATCTGAGGGAGTTGAGGTGGGTCGTCGTAGACGAGGTCCACGAATTGGCAGAGGACAAGAGGGGGGTCCAGCTATCGCTTGCCCTAGAGAGGCTTAGATACCACGTGGGCCGCGACTTTCAAATCGTCGGCCTCTCAGCCACGGTGGGCTCGCCTGTTGAAGTGGCCAAGTTTCTGGTGGGGGATGGCAGACCGTTTAAAGTGGTCATGGTGAACTTCGCCCGGCATATACAACTGGACGTGGCTAGGCCGCGCGCAAGTGACGAGGACCGCAAATTGGCAGAGGCCAGCGGCTTGTTCCCCGACGTGGTGGCTCGGCTGAGACTAATAAAGAGGCTTATTGAAGAGAATAGGAGCACTCTCATCTTCACAAACACTAGGAGCATGGCCGAGCTGTTGGGCTTCCGCCTCTCCTACCTCTACGGCGACCTCCCCGTGGCAGTCCACCACTCCTCTCTCTCTAAGATGGTGAGGATATCGGTGGAGGAGAGGTTGAAGAAGGGCGAGCTAAAGGCGGTGGTGGCTACGTCAAGTCTCGAGCTTGGGATAGATATAGGCCACGTCGACTTAGTCATTCAATACGTCTCGCCGCACCAGGCCACTAGATTGCTACAGAGGGTGGGCCGCAGCGGCCATAGGCTAAGCGCTGTTCCAAGGGGCATTGTAATAGCCGAGGACATCAACGACGTGTTGGAGTCTGTGGTGATTGTGAGGAGGGCTAAGGCGGGGCTGATAGAGCCGACGCAGATTCCATACAAGCCTTACGACGTGTTGGTAAACCAGATAGTGGCGTTCCTCCTCTTAAAGCCCAGGTGGCAGATTGAGGAGTTGTACAAAGTAGTGAAAAGGGCGTACCCCTACCGCGATTTGACTATGGACGAGCTTAGGAGGGTGATTAAATTTATGCAAGATTTGTACCCGAGGCTTGCCCTCTACTACGAGGACAGCGACACGGTGGTTAGGCCCAGGAGCCGCGGCTTTTACCGCTACTTCTACGAGACTCTCTCCATGATACCCGACGAGAGGCAATACGCTGTGATAAACGAGAAGACTGGCGAACTAGTGGGTACATTAGACGAGTCCTTTGTCGCAGAGTACGGTGAGGCGGGGGTCAAGTTCATATTTAGGGGGATGCCCTGGCTCATAACGCGCGTGGACGAAAAAAGCGTGTACGTAGTAGAGGCGTCTGACCCCTCGGGCGCAATACCCAGCTGGGTGGGAGAAGAGATCCCAGTGCCCTTCGAAGTGGCGCAGGAAGTGGGGATCCTGCGCAGGAGGATTAAAGAAGGCGCAGAGGTGGGCGAGTTGGCGAGAGAGTATGGAGTCAGCGAGGAGGTCATTAAAGACGCCGCAGAGGAATTGGCAAAGCATAGAGGCCCCCTCCCCGACGATAGGACGGTGGTTATTGAACAGTACAGGGAAAACATCGTAATTGTCCACGCGGCGTTTGGCACCTTGGTCAACAGGACTCTTGGAAAGCTCTTAGGCGAGTTGTTAATTAGAAGACTTGAGAAGCCGGTGGGAGTTCACCAAGACCCCTACGGCATAATAATACAGTTCTCGGAGCCCCTATCCGCCGCCACGGTGGGCGAACTTCTCAACGCCCTGGCGCGCATGGACGCCAAAGAGCTGGCCGAACTCTTAAAGTCCGCCCTTGTGAAGTCCGGCTCCTTCAAGCGCAGGATTTTACACGTGGCCAAGAGAATGGGTGCGATAGACAAGGAGGCCGATGTACACAGCGTAAGTATGTCGAAGCTCGTCGAAGCGTTCAGCGGCACGCCTGTCTTTGATGAGGCAATAAGAGAGACTCTCGAAAGAGACCTGGACTTAGATCACACGGCTCAAGTCCTCCAAGACATTGCCAGCGGCAGAATCAAAGTGGTATATTCAGACGGGCCCACATACCTAGGCGAAGTTCTCTACGAGAAGATGTCCCACAGACTTGAGGTTATACCGCCGGAGAAGCTCAAGCGCCTTGTGTTAGACAGCACTAAGGCGAGGCTTTTAAACTACACAATGCTCGCGGCGTGTTTAAACTGCGGCTGGTACGGCCTCGTGAGAGTAGGCGAAGTTGCCGAGCTCAAGTGCCCCAGGTGCGGCGGCATCGACGTAGGCGTAGTTAGAGTGATCAAAAGCGACAACTTAGAGCGCGAAGTGAAGAGAGGCTTGGAGGAGGTCAAGCGGACGTCTGAGATTTTGAAAAAATACGGCTGGCTAGGCCTATACGCCCTCGCCTCAAAACTGCCCCTAGACGCTGTGGAATATGTCCTATCCACCTCGGACTCCGACTTAAACAAACTCACTGAGAAAATACAAGAGGCAGAAAAGGAGTATCTAAAACAGAGGTTGCTCGACTAG
- the pdo gene encoding protein disulfide oxidoreductase: MSTVPIGPPEEVPHIEVDEETKEIIKEMLSQMENPVEVNFFTSKGCGGRETNWCVPTEELLDLLVQLAPAGKLRVNKYAYEQNADVFNKYGVEPHRVPVVYFGDGFIRYLGAPMGEEVRAFIETVVRLSTGKTGLRQRTRGELSALAQNAPKRVYVLTVVTPSCPYCPYAVLLANMFAYESKGKVVSVVVEAYENPDIADMYGVTGVPTVILQAEDAAVGEVEFVGVPPEHELLAKVKNHMGL; this comes from the coding sequence ATGTCTACCGTTCCAATAGGTCCGCCCGAGGAGGTTCCCCACATAGAGGTAGACGAGGAGACCAAGGAGATAATTAAGGAGATGTTGTCTCAAATGGAGAACCCGGTAGAAGTGAACTTTTTCACGAGTAAGGGGTGCGGAGGCAGAGAGACCAACTGGTGTGTACCCACCGAGGAGCTCCTAGACCTACTAGTGCAACTTGCCCCCGCCGGCAAATTGAGAGTCAACAAATATGCGTATGAACAAAACGCCGATGTGTTCAACAAGTACGGGGTTGAGCCGCACAGAGTGCCTGTTGTATACTTCGGCGATGGCTTCATTAGGTACCTTGGCGCGCCTATGGGCGAGGAGGTCAGAGCGTTCATAGAAACCGTGGTGCGGTTGAGCACTGGCAAGACCGGCCTTAGGCAGAGGACCAGAGGCGAGCTTTCTGCTCTCGCGCAAAATGCCCCAAAGCGCGTATACGTCTTAACGGTGGTCACTCCCAGCTGCCCCTACTGTCCCTACGCCGTCCTTTTGGCAAACATGTTCGCGTATGAGAGCAAGGGCAAGGTTGTCTCCGTGGTGGTGGAGGCCTATGAGAACCCAGACATAGCAGACATGTACGGAGTCACCGGCGTCCCCACAGTTATCCTACAAGCCGAAGACGCTGCGGTGGGAGAGGTGGAGTTTGTGGGAGTTCCACCAGAGCACGAGCTGTTGGCAAAAGTGAAAAATCACATGGGTCTTTAA
- a CDS encoding sugar phosphate transferase, giving the protein MEVAIRGELRPKLAAPAPYLVVGGFRLVELAALALCEFGKVVVYVEEAVDLPMVLEGCRYEVRQGAPEDVPAVDTGCVPHLLSSLNLRCGDREVRLGKGEPRAVEPLRTLADVVEKNVEVMKAAFSKLRELGVEFVKGDVRGVVVGDMFIRGKVYEYTYVEGPAVVGPNSSILPFTYVRAGSVLYFDSKVRDEVKNAVFDAYTRKQHGGYVGDSYVASFVNLGAGTTFSNLKNTLGLIKPSYADRGYKKLGPVLGEFVKTAIGTLVYGGRYVGPLSHVYGVVDVDVPPLSIFRGGKIVPMDREKAKEYIRRDLAQFGRDDLYPFYKRLVEQPLF; this is encoded by the coding sequence GTGGAGGTCGCCATACGCGGCGAACTAAGGCCAAAGCTGGCCGCTCCAGCCCCCTACTTGGTGGTAGGCGGGTTTAGGCTTGTGGAACTGGCTGCGCTAGCCCTCTGCGAGTTTGGAAAAGTGGTAGTCTATGTTGAAGAGGCTGTGGATTTGCCCATGGTGCTTGAGGGCTGTAGGTACGAGGTGAGGCAGGGCGCCCCGGAGGACGTCCCAGCGGTGGACACTGGATGTGTTCCACACCTCTTATCCTCTTTAAATTTGCGCTGTGGAGACAGAGAGGTTAGACTGGGCAAGGGGGAGCCAAGGGCCGTGGAGCCGTTGAGAACTCTCGCAGACGTCGTAGAGAAGAACGTGGAAGTTATGAAGGCGGCTTTTTCGAAGTTGAGAGAGCTCGGCGTGGAGTTTGTAAAAGGCGACGTGAGGGGCGTGGTTGTGGGAGACATGTTTATACGCGGCAAGGTGTATGAATATACCTATGTAGAGGGGCCGGCAGTTGTGGGGCCAAACTCCTCTATTCTCCCATTTACCTATGTGCGGGCTGGCTCCGTCTTGTACTTTGACTCAAAGGTGAGAGACGAGGTGAAAAACGCCGTGTTTGACGCATATACGAGGAAGCAACACGGGGGATACGTGGGAGATAGCTACGTGGCCTCTTTCGTAAACCTCGGGGCTGGTACTACGTTTTCAAATCTTAAAAACACGTTGGGATTAATTAAGCCGTCTTACGCAGATAGGGGGTATAAGAAGCTGGGGCCTGTCCTCGGCGAGTTTGTAAAAACGGCTATTGGTACATTGGTGTACGGCGGGAGGTATGTTGGCCCCCTCTCCCACGTGTACGGAGTCGTGGACGTGGACGTACCACCGCTCTCAATTTTCAGAGGGGGGAAAATTGTCCCAATGGATCGAGAAAAGGCAAAGGAATACATTAGGCGAGACTTGGCGCAATTTGGCAGAGACGACTTGTATCCCTTCTACAAAAGGCTAGTCGAGCAACCTCTGTTTTAG
- a CDS encoding glycosyltransferase: protein MWYAVLISPFIALAVAGLVREYLFWRSGEFDGGQSCGKITVVIPMRGVAPWTEENLRAIAAQKVDAAAEYIFVVDSADDPAYSLASKFGRVVLNEGEGKSAALATALKYADGDCIVFADDDIRPGPLWLHRLTAPLSKYHAATTYRWYLGRGLCHKVRLAISNMGFPAMLDKRSRFVWGGSTALRREVVDKSKLAARLPKYVSDDYAVYSAIKELGGSIWFSKAAIAPTPDPECRLREAFMWGIRQILMVKWHAPAGWYAGVAIYTIGFLLSIALPLAGLLLSHPELLTGLVLHPINLAKDLVRARGVAKYSGTPVKMSQVVATWLVGNVVLPLAVWASAFVKCVWWRGRRICR, encoded by the coding sequence ATGTGGTACGCCGTCTTGATATCGCCATTCATAGCCCTCGCAGTGGCAGGATTAGTGAGAGAGTACCTCTTTTGGAGAAGCGGCGAGTTTGACGGTGGGCAATCTTGTGGGAAAATCACGGTGGTAATACCGATGAGGGGCGTGGCCCCGTGGACTGAGGAGAACCTGAGGGCAATCGCTGCGCAGAAGGTAGATGCGGCTGCAGAATACATCTTTGTAGTAGACAGCGCGGACGACCCGGCGTACAGCTTGGCGAGCAAGTTTGGCAGAGTAGTTTTAAACGAGGGAGAGGGGAAGAGCGCCGCCTTGGCCACGGCGCTTAAATACGCCGACGGCGATTGCATAGTCTTCGCCGACGACGACATTAGGCCAGGCCCCCTGTGGCTCCACCGCTTGACGGCGCCTCTCTCTAAGTACCACGCGGCTACGACATATCGATGGTACCTCGGCAGAGGCCTCTGCCACAAGGTGAGGCTTGCAATAAGCAACATGGGCTTCCCCGCCATGTTAGACAAGCGGTCGAGGTTTGTCTGGGGGGGATCCACGGCGCTTAGGCGCGAGGTCGTGGATAAGTCGAAGTTAGCCGCCAGACTTCCCAAGTATGTAAGCGATGACTATGCCGTATACTCAGCCATAAAAGAGCTAGGTGGCTCCATCTGGTTCTCAAAGGCGGCTATAGCCCCCACTCCAGACCCAGAGTGCCGGCTGAGAGAGGCGTTTATGTGGGGCATCCGCCAGATCTTGATGGTGAAGTGGCACGCCCCAGCGGGGTGGTACGCAGGCGTGGCCATTTATACAATAGGCTTTCTACTATCCATCGCGTTGCCCCTCGCCGGTCTCCTCCTCTCTCACCCCGAGCTTTTGACCGGGCTGGTTTTACACCCAATCAACTTGGCCAAGGACTTGGTGAGGGCAAGGGGGGTGGCAAAGTACTCCGGGACGCCGGTCAAGATGAGTCAAGTGGTTGCCACATGGCTCGTGGGCAACGTAGTGCTACCGCTCGCCGTGTGGGCCTCGGCATTTGTCAAGTGTGTATGGTGGAGGGGGCGTCGGATATGCCGCTAG
- the mdh gene encoding NAD-dependent malate dehydrogenase, whose amino-acid sequence MITIVGSGRVGTAAAAIMGIMRIDKKILLIDIVKGLPQGEALDLNHMSAILGLDVEYEGSNDYKDMAGSDLVIVTAGFPRKPGMTREQLVETNAKIVSDIGKEIKKYAPDSVVILTTNPLDAMTYVMWKSTGFPRERVIGFSGVLDAGRLAYYAAKKLGISPASILPIVLGQHGESMFPVPSKSFVHGVPLSKLLSEDQLREVVEETVKAGAKITELRGFSSNWGPGAGLAIMADSVKRDARRSLIASVVLKGEYGVFDLPVEVPIVLGKTGVVKVLEIELTPEEKEKFNQSVEAIRKLVGTIPQSYLQ is encoded by the coding sequence ATGATAACAATAGTGGGAAGCGGTAGAGTGGGAACAGCAGCCGCGGCCATAATGGGAATAATGAGGATAGACAAAAAAATACTACTAATAGACATAGTAAAAGGCTTACCACAGGGAGAGGCGCTCGACTTAAATCACATGAGCGCAATACTCGGCCTAGACGTAGAGTACGAGGGTAGCAACGACTACAAAGACATGGCTGGAAGCGACTTGGTCATAGTCACCGCCGGCTTCCCCAGGAAGCCAGGCATGACGCGCGAACAATTAGTTGAGACAAATGCAAAAATTGTAAGCGACATAGGCAAAGAGATTAAGAAGTACGCCCCAGACTCCGTTGTGATATTAACCACGAACCCCCTAGACGCCATGACCTACGTGATGTGGAAATCCACGGGGTTCCCCAGGGAGAGGGTGATTGGCTTCAGCGGCGTATTAGACGCGGGCCGCCTAGCCTACTACGCCGCCAAAAAGCTGGGAATTTCGCCGGCCTCGATACTCCCCATAGTGCTGGGCCAGCACGGAGAGAGCATGTTCCCAGTGCCCTCCAAGAGCTTTGTACACGGAGTTCCCCTGAGCAAGTTGCTAAGCGAAGACCAGCTGAGGGAGGTGGTTGAGGAGACGGTAAAGGCGGGGGCCAAGATCACCGAGCTCCGCGGCTTCTCATCCAATTGGGGCCCCGGCGCTGGCTTAGCCATTATGGCCGACAGCGTAAAACGCGACGCACGCCGCTCGTTAATAGCCTCGGTAGTGCTGAAGGGCGAATACGGCGTCTTTGACCTGCCAGTGGAAGTGCCCATAGTGTTAGGCAAGACAGGCGTAGTAAAAGTGCTGGAGATTGAGCTCACGCCAGAGGAAAAGGAGAAATTTAACCAAAGCGTTGAAGCCATAAGGAAGCTCGTAGGCACAATACCGCAGTCGTATCTCCAGTAG
- a CDS encoding CBS domain-containing protein has product MTLFDRPVAEFATKNVVTVSEKEKVLNAMKTMISLDIRRLPIVRGDKVVGIITMLDILDAIYSWLSDKNASGTLYSDIYMKSVAEVGTRSVVTVRPNTPVGEVISLFLRHNFGSMPIVDEEGRLVGIFTEWDVLKLASQLDFPHRVRDVMTRIVYVLTPYSTVMDVLEGITVYKFRRYPIVDESGKVVAMLHAKDVLRYFAEDETVEKIRQGAVEEVVNNYAINIAKSPIFLAKPSDPVIDVVRKMLEYDVGGVPVVNEEGTAVIGMVTEKTLLLLFEESQ; this is encoded by the coding sequence GTGACCCTCTTTGATAGGCCTGTGGCTGAGTTCGCCACTAAAAACGTAGTCACTGTCAGCGAGAAGGAGAAGGTCTTAAACGCCATGAAGACCATGATTAGCTTGGACATTAGGAGGTTGCCCATTGTAAGAGGCGACAAGGTTGTGGGCATAATCACTATGTTGGACATACTCGACGCAATATACTCGTGGCTCAGCGACAAGAACGCCAGCGGTACGCTCTACAGTGACATTTATATGAAGAGCGTGGCTGAGGTGGGGACAAGAAGCGTGGTTACAGTGAGGCCTAACACGCCAGTGGGCGAGGTCATATCGCTATTTCTACGTCACAACTTCGGCTCAATGCCTATAGTGGACGAGGAGGGGAGGTTGGTGGGCATATTTACAGAGTGGGACGTGTTAAAGCTCGCCTCCCAGCTCGACTTCCCCCACAGAGTCCGCGACGTGATGACGAGGATCGTGTACGTATTGACGCCGTACTCCACAGTGATGGACGTGCTAGAGGGGATCACAGTCTACAAGTTTAGGAGGTACCCCATAGTGGACGAGAGCGGCAAGGTGGTGGCAATGCTCCACGCAAAAGACGTACTGAGATACTTCGCCGAGGACGAGACGGTGGAGAAAATAAGGCAAGGCGCCGTGGAAGAGGTAGTTAACAACTACGCGATAAATATCGCCAAGTCGCCCATCTTTTTGGCAAAGCCAAGCGACCCCGTCATTGACGTAGTGAGAAAGATGTTAGAATACGACGTAGGCGGCGTGCCAGTGGTAAACGAGGAAGGCACAGCCGTAATTGGGATGGTCACTGAAAAGACCCTGCTACTACTTTTCGAAGAATCGCAGTAG
- a CDS encoding 2'-5' RNA ligase family protein — MGYVYGILPPLPPLRPLEGISPVKPHITLVKVSRPVKVELRYRPFVATVGPVILLPSEARPRYIALRVEPYGEFAALRTLLAAALPGVVEERHAEFKPHLTVYAVRLKRPTSEDLRDAVENARSYVGTSFEVRAIHLLDTTEGSYMPVFTVHLHE; from the coding sequence ATGGGCTACGTCTACGGCATATTGCCCCCTCTGCCGCCGCTCCGCCCCCTCGAAGGCATTTCCCCCGTCAAGCCGCACATCACCCTGGTCAAAGTCAGCCGGCCTGTGAAGGTCGAGTTGCGGTATAGGCCTTTTGTAGCCACGGTGGGACCTGTGATTTTGCTCCCCAGCGAGGCGAGACCGCGATACATTGCGCTGAGAGTGGAGCCATATGGGGAATTCGCCGCCTTGAGGACGTTGCTCGCGGCGGCTTTGCCCGGCGTAGTAGAGGAGAGGCACGCAGAGTTTAAGCCCCACCTCACCGTCTACGCAGTGCGCCTAAAGAGACCGACATCTGAGGACTTGAGAGACGCGGTAGAAAACGCACGTAGCTACGTCGGCACATCCTTCGAAGTGAGGGCCATCCACCTCCTAGACACCACAGAGGGCTCCTACATGCCCGTATTCACAGTCCACCTCCATGAATAG
- a CDS encoding ribosome biogenesis/translation initiation ATPase RLI produces the protein MVRIAVVDRDACQPRKCGHECVKYCPVNKSGKVVYIDEQLKKAVISEALCIGCGICVHKCPFDAITIVNLPDELEGECVHRYGPSGFKLYRLPILRKGKVVGILGRNALGKTTMARILAGELVPNLCGDGQATPEEVVKRFRGTELQTYFSELYAKKLRTVHKIQYIELIPMYLKGTVGDVVKKAGIKEELLRRFGLDKLLERPVENLSGGELQKLAVAAALSKDADVYIFDEPATHLDIVERVKVADAIREGAAGKYVLVIEHDLTVLDFLADNVVIVYGKPGAYGIVSYPAGAREAINEYLSGYISSENMRIRDRPIKFETRPPERKGGRAARLVEWEDLLIDLGGFTLEVSASYIAKGEVVGVIGPNGIGKTTFLRALVGEVKPAKGAVSTTLRISYKPQYVRDIAVKNQDVPVGLWLAQQVGDYSENPIWPDLNSSFNLTPLLEKKMGELSGGELQRVVVAAALLKKADLYVLDEPMAYLDVEQRITVARTIRRIIEESEVAMLVVEHDIAMLDYMSNAIMPFLGEPGVRGKSPGVVDMRTGMNMFLKWADASFRRDVKSGRPRLNKPGSVLDREQKERGELYYI, from the coding sequence GTGGTCCGCATCGCGGTGGTGGACAGAGATGCGTGCCAACCGAGGAAGTGTGGACACGAGTGTGTAAAATACTGCCCGGTGAATAAGAGTGGGAAAGTTGTATACATCGACGAACAGCTAAAGAAGGCGGTTATATCTGAGGCTCTCTGCATAGGTTGCGGCATATGTGTCCACAAATGCCCCTTCGACGCCATTACCATTGTAAATCTGCCCGACGAGCTCGAGGGCGAGTGCGTCCACAGGTATGGCCCAAGCGGATTTAAGCTGTACAGACTCCCCATCTTGAGGAAGGGCAAGGTGGTCGGCATCTTGGGCCGCAACGCGCTGGGGAAGACGACTATGGCAAGGATTTTGGCAGGGGAGCTTGTGCCCAACCTCTGCGGCGACGGCCAAGCGACTCCAGAGGAAGTGGTCAAGAGGTTTAGAGGCACAGAGCTCCAGACCTACTTCTCAGAGCTCTACGCCAAGAAGCTTAGGACGGTGCACAAGATACAGTACATAGAGCTGATACCCATGTACCTAAAGGGCACAGTGGGCGATGTGGTCAAGAAGGCGGGCATAAAGGAGGAGCTTCTCCGCAGATTTGGACTAGACAAGCTCCTGGAGCGGCCTGTTGAGAATCTTTCGGGAGGCGAGCTCCAGAAGTTGGCAGTGGCGGCCGCGCTTTCAAAAGACGCCGACGTCTACATATTCGACGAGCCTGCCACGCACCTAGACATAGTGGAGAGGGTCAAAGTCGCCGACGCCATTAGAGAGGGAGCCGCGGGCAAGTACGTACTAGTAATCGAGCACGATCTAACGGTGCTGGACTTCTTGGCGGACAACGTGGTGATAGTATACGGCAAGCCTGGGGCCTACGGCATAGTGTCATACCCAGCTGGGGCCAGAGAGGCGATAAACGAGTACCTCTCTGGCTACATCTCATCCGAGAACATGCGGATTAGAGACCGCCCTATAAAATTTGAGACAAGGCCCCCCGAGAGGAAAGGAGGTAGGGCGGCCCGCCTCGTGGAGTGGGAAGACTTGCTCATAGACCTGGGAGGCTTCACTCTGGAGGTGTCGGCATCGTATATAGCGAAGGGGGAGGTAGTCGGCGTAATAGGCCCCAACGGAATTGGAAAGACAACTTTCCTAAGAGCCCTCGTGGGGGAGGTGAAACCTGCGAAGGGCGCCGTAAGCACGACGCTTAGAATTAGCTATAAGCCACAGTACGTAAGAGACATAGCGGTCAAAAACCAAGACGTGCCTGTGGGCCTGTGGCTTGCCCAGCAGGTAGGAGACTACTCGGAAAACCCAATATGGCCCGACTTGAACTCAAGCTTCAACTTGACCCCCCTCCTTGAGAAAAAGATGGGGGAGCTCTCCGGCGGAGAGCTCCAGAGAGTCGTCGTGGCGGCCGCCTTGCTTAAGAAGGCCGACCTCTACGTCTTAGACGAGCCGATGGCATACCTAGACGTTGAGCAGAGGATCACAGTGGCGAGGACAATTCGGCGGATTATAGAAGAGAGCGAAGTGGCCATGCTGGTGGTAGAACACGACATAGCAATGCTGGACTATATGTCAAATGCCATAATGCCGTTCTTAGGTGAGCCAGGGGTGAGGGGTAAGTCGCCAGGCGTAGTAGACATGAGGACAGGAATGAACATGTTCCTCAAATGGGCCGACGCCTCCTTTAGACGCGACGTCAAGTCAGGTAGGCCGCGGCTCAACAAGCCCGGCTCGGTGTTAGACAGAGAACAGAAAGAGAGAGGAGAGCTGTACTACATTTGA